The sequence TCCCGCGAACCCAGGCGCATGGCTGTATCCGCACCCGCCGCCGACCGCATCGGCGAGCAGCTCGTCCACGAGCAGCTGATCTCGCGCGACCAGCTCCAGAAGGCGCTGGACGACGCGCGCGCCAACGGCAACCGGATCGGCTTCTCCCTGGTGAAGCTGGGCTTCCTGGGCGAGAGCGACCTGGTGCGCGCGCTGGCCCGGCAGCACCGCGTTCCCGCCGTGGACCTCGAGCGCGTGCGGCTCGACGCGCGGATCCTCAAGCTCATCCCCGGCGAGTTCGCCGCCAAGCACCAGGTGCTGCCGCTCCGCCGAGTCGGCCGCACGCTGACCGTGGCGATGGCGAACCCCACCGACCTGGGGGTCATCGACGACCTGAAGTTCCTCACCCGGCTCGACATCGAGCCGGTGATCGCGGGCGACTTCACGCTGCGCAAGATCGTCGAGCGCGAGTACGAGAACGCCGACGAGAAGATCAACGAGCTGCTGAAGCAGTTCGACGACGAGGGCGAGGTCGAGCGGGTCGAGGAGGAGCAGGAAGACGTGTCCGTGGCCTCGCTGCAGGCCGCGGTGGAAGAGGCGCCGGTGGTCAAGCTGATCAACGGCATCCTGACCGACGCCGTGCAC comes from Longimicrobium sp. and encodes:
- a CDS encoding ATPase, T2SS/T4P/T4SS family, which codes for MAVSAPAADRIGEQLVHEQLISRDQLQKALDDARANGNRIGFSLVKLGFLGESDLVRALARQHRVPAVDLERVRLDARILKLIPGEFAAKHQVLPLRRVGRTLTVAMANPTDLGVIDDLKFLTRLDIEPVIAGDFTLRKIVEREYENADEKINELLKQFDDEGEVERVEEEQEDVSVASLQAAVEEAPVVKLINGILTDAVHRGASDIHFECYEKDIRVRYRIDGVLQEIMRPPLKMRAALISRFKILSDLNIAERRVPQDGRLKLRFGKRVIDFRVSTLPTLFGEKIVLRIL